One stretch of Erythrolamprus reginae isolate rEryReg1 chromosome 7, rEryReg1.hap1, whole genome shotgun sequence DNA includes these proteins:
- the PCGF1 gene encoding polycomb group RING finger protein 1 isoform X3 yields MASPPPGAPMAIAMRLRNQLQAVYKMDPLRNEEEVKVKMKELNEHIVCFLCAGYFIDATTITECLHTFCKSCIVKFLQTSKYCPLCSTKIHETQPLLNLKLDRVMQDIVYKLVPGLQESEERRIREFYQSRGLERGSQASHEDPASDRVGLPYTTFDHSRAHYYRFDEHLTLCLEKQRWAGLSPSLLSSPLAAALGRRRANTSCSKSLSAAPFGPRSDTSAGSCAAVWNWPCNTSRSCSTTRCCRTT; encoded by the exons ATGGCGTCTCCTCCTCCGGGGGCCCCGATGGCGATCGCGATGCGGCTCCGCAACCAGCTGCAGGCCGTCTACAAGATGGACCCGCTGCGCAACGAG gaggAAGTGAAGGTGAAGATGAAGGAGCTGAACGAGCACATCGTCTGCTTCCTCTGCGCCGGCTACTTCATCGACGCCACCACCATCACCGAGTGCCTGCACACCT TCTGCAAGAGTTGCATCGTGAAGTTCCTGCAGACCAGCAAGTACTGCCCGCTCTGCAGCACCAAGATCCACGAGACGCAGCCACTGCTCAACCTCAAGCTGGACCGCGTCATGCAGGACATCGTCTACAAGCTGGTGCCCGGCCTGCAGGAGA GTGAGGAGAGGCGGATCCGAGAATTCTACCAGTCCCGAGGGCTGGAGCGGGGCAGCCAGGCCAGCCATGAAG ACCCTGCCTCCGACCGCGTGGGCCTGCCCTACACCACCTTTGACCATTCACGGGCTCACTACTACCGCTTCGACGAGCACCTCACCCTGTGCCTGGAGAAGCAGAG GTGGGCCGGACTCAGCCCCTCCCTCCTGTCTTCTCCTCTTGCAGCAGCTCTGGGAAGGAGAAGAGCAAACACCTCCTGCAG CAAAAGTTTGTCCGCTGCTCCGTTCGGGCCCAGATCCGACACCTCCGCCGGGTCCTGTGCTGCCGTCTGGAACTGGCCTTGCAATAC GTCCAGATCCTGTTCGACAACGAGGTGCTGCCGGACCACCTGA
- the PCGF1 gene encoding polycomb group RING finger protein 1 isoform X1, with amino-acid sequence MASPPPGAPMAIAMRLRNQLQAVYKMDPLRNEEEVKVKMKELNEHIVCFLCAGYFIDATTITECLHTFCKSCIVKFLQTSKYCPLCSTKIHETQPLLNLKLDRVMQDIVYKLVPGLQESEERRIREFYQSRGLERGSQASHEDPASDRVGLPYTTFDHSRAHYYRFDEHLTLCLEKQSSSGKEKSKHLLQQKFVRCSVRAQIRHLRRVLCCRLELALQYVQILFDNEVLPDHLTLKQLWLTRWFGKPAPLHLNYSVKEKRR; translated from the exons ATGGCGTCTCCTCCTCCGGGGGCCCCGATGGCGATCGCGATGCGGCTCCGCAACCAGCTGCAGGCCGTCTACAAGATGGACCCGCTGCGCAACGAG gaggAAGTGAAGGTGAAGATGAAGGAGCTGAACGAGCACATCGTCTGCTTCCTCTGCGCCGGCTACTTCATCGACGCCACCACCATCACCGAGTGCCTGCACACCT TCTGCAAGAGTTGCATCGTGAAGTTCCTGCAGACCAGCAAGTACTGCCCGCTCTGCAGCACCAAGATCCACGAGACGCAGCCACTGCTCAACCTCAAGCTGGACCGCGTCATGCAGGACATCGTCTACAAGCTGGTGCCCGGCCTGCAGGAGA GTGAGGAGAGGCGGATCCGAGAATTCTACCAGTCCCGAGGGCTGGAGCGGGGCAGCCAGGCCAGCCATGAAG ACCCTGCCTCCGACCGCGTGGGCCTGCCCTACACCACCTTTGACCATTCACGGGCTCACTACTACCGCTTCGACGAGCACCTCACCCTGTGCCTGGAGAAGCAGAG CAGCTCTGGGAAGGAGAAGAGCAAACACCTCCTGCAG CAAAAGTTTGTCCGCTGCTCCGTTCGGGCCCAGATCCGACACCTCCGCCGGGTCCTGTGCTGCCGTCTGGAACTGGCCTTGCAATAC GTCCAGATCCTGTTCGACAACGAGGTGCTGCCGGACCACCTGACCCTGAAGCAGCTGTGGCTCACCCGGTGGTTTggcaag CCAGCCCCCCTGCATCTCAACTACAGtgtgaaggagaagaggaggtag
- the PCGF1 gene encoding polycomb group RING finger protein 1 isoform X2, whose translation MASPPPGAPMAIAMRLRNQLQAVYKMDPLRNEEEVKVKMKELNEHIVCFLCAGYFIDATTITECLHTFCKSCIVKFLQTSKYCPLCSTKIHETQPLLNLKLDRVMQDIVYKLVPGLQESEERRIREFYQSRGLERGSQASHEDPASDRVGLPYTTFDHSRAHYYRFDEHLTLCLEKQSSGKEKSKHLLQQKFVRCSVRAQIRHLRRVLCCRLELALQYVQILFDNEVLPDHLTLKQLWLTRWFGKPAPLHLNYSVKEKRR comes from the exons ATGGCGTCTCCTCCTCCGGGGGCCCCGATGGCGATCGCGATGCGGCTCCGCAACCAGCTGCAGGCCGTCTACAAGATGGACCCGCTGCGCAACGAG gaggAAGTGAAGGTGAAGATGAAGGAGCTGAACGAGCACATCGTCTGCTTCCTCTGCGCCGGCTACTTCATCGACGCCACCACCATCACCGAGTGCCTGCACACCT TCTGCAAGAGTTGCATCGTGAAGTTCCTGCAGACCAGCAAGTACTGCCCGCTCTGCAGCACCAAGATCCACGAGACGCAGCCACTGCTCAACCTCAAGCTGGACCGCGTCATGCAGGACATCGTCTACAAGCTGGTGCCCGGCCTGCAGGAGA GTGAGGAGAGGCGGATCCGAGAATTCTACCAGTCCCGAGGGCTGGAGCGGGGCAGCCAGGCCAGCCATGAAG ACCCTGCCTCCGACCGCGTGGGCCTGCCCTACACCACCTTTGACCATTCACGGGCTCACTACTACCGCTTCGACGAGCACCTCACCCTGTGCCTGGAGAAGCAGAG CTCTGGGAAGGAGAAGAGCAAACACCTCCTGCAG CAAAAGTTTGTCCGCTGCTCCGTTCGGGCCCAGATCCGACACCTCCGCCGGGTCCTGTGCTGCCGTCTGGAACTGGCCTTGCAATAC GTCCAGATCCTGTTCGACAACGAGGTGCTGCCGGACCACCTGACCCTGAAGCAGCTGTGGCTCACCCGGTGGTTTggcaag CCAGCCCCCCTGCATCTCAACTACAGtgtgaaggagaagaggaggtag